A section of the Rhea pennata isolate bPtePen1 chromosome 24, bPtePen1.pri, whole genome shotgun sequence genome encodes:
- the LOC134150628 gene encoding CUB and sushi domain-containing protein 3-like, with translation MGPSLLFLALLAALVSCEELEGVLDTYWSGTAPICLGGCKGKHKELKRSQCGNGSCCWLGYKSFCRVNCGRPEADFNSVVYGNDWWVGSVVRYSCRPGFLLLGDPASACQSDGRWTPKPTCLREYCWGRRARGGPGEASAAPSGAREGCGHIRSGFAPGAPRGGWPRSALSPAPAGICLRGRIEINERDITGRCSSSCGAQAHLGASLNRGCIKISACVTKQSGWARWFQRCDVCECDCHVPCASSG, from the exons ATGGGGCcgagcctcctcttcctcgcctTGCTGGCTGCGCTGGTCTCCTGCGAGGAGCTGGAAG GAGTCCTGGATACCTACTGGTCTGGCACAGCGCCCATCTGCCTGGGGGGCTGCAAGGGGAAGCACAAGGAGCTGAAGAGGAGCCAGTGCGGGAacggcagctgctgctggctgggcTACAAGTCCTTCTGCCGAG TGAACTGCGGGCGGCCCGAGGCGGACTTCAACTCCGTGGTGTACGGCAACGACTGGTGGGTCGGCTCGGTGGTGCGCTACAGCTGCCGGCCCGGCTTCCTGCTCCTGGGGGACCCGGCCAGCGCCTGCCAGTCCGACGGCCGCTGGACCCCTAAGCCCACCTGCCTCCGTGAGTACTGCtggggccgccgcgcccgcgggggTCCCGGGGAGGCGTCCGCGGCCCCTTCGGGCGCGCGGGAGGGTTGCGGGCACATCCGCAGCGGCTTTgcccccggcgcgccgcggggagggTGGCCACGGTCCGCGCTcagccccgcgcccgcaggGATCTGCCTGCGGGGCCGGATCGAGATCAACGAGCGGGACATTACCGGGAGGTGCTCCTCGTCCTGCGGCGCCCAGGCTCACCTGGGAGCTTCCCTCAACCGCGGCTGCATCAAGATCTCGGCCTGCGTCACCAAGCAGTCGGGCTGGGCCCGCTGGTTCCAGCGCTGCGACGTCTGCGAGTGCGACTGCCACGTCCCGTGCG CCTCCTCTGGGTAG
- the HINFP gene encoding histone H4 transcription factor, protein MPPGKGGGKEALVLQCEWEVCTYVTSKMEEFCEHVAQHLQQHLPGEHQDEVDPLEEYTCLWQECGFCSPESSADLIRHVYFHCYHTKLKQWGLRALQSQSDVSHCQLDFQSRNIIPEIQENFLCLWEYCERSFDNPEWFYRHVEDHSFCSEYKAAGKENHVVVCGWKDCDCTFKGRCKLREHLRSHTQEKVVACPTCGGMFANNTKFFDHIRRQTALDQQRFQCSHCSKRFATERLLRDHMRNHVNHYKCPLCDMTCPLPSSLRNHIRFRHSEERPFKCDYCDYSCKNLIDLRKHLDTHSKEPAYRCEFEACSFTARSLCSIKLHYRKVHEGDSEPRYKCHVCDKCFTRGNNLTVHLRKKHQFKWPSGHPRFRYREHEDGYMRLQLVRYESVELTEQLLKDREKQGEALDGSAECVVLSEGEGNLQAIILEAPTGAPQVENSNTEPHMALLHPMTYSAGNPEPAGPSAFPGAAPSSEQEPSTPANPIIRVVNRTNEQGENETVYYVMASASSEERAAVPGGLAMELEENVMDRLQKTAEELGIQIV, encoded by the exons ATGCCACCCGGAAAGGGTGGCGGGAAGGAGGCCTTGGTGCTGCAGTGCGAGTGGGAGGTTTGTACCTACGTGACCTCGAAGATGGAGGAGTTTTGTGAGCATGTGGCCCAGCActtgcagcagcaccttcctGGAGAACACCAGGATGAGGTGGACCCTCTCG AGGAATACACGTGTCTGTGGCAGGAATGTGGTTTCTGTTCTCCAGAGAGCTCAGCTGACCTCATCCGCCACGTCTACTTCCACTGCTACCACACCAAGCTGAAGCAGTGGGGGCTCCGGGCCCTGCAGAGCCAGTCAGATGTGAGCCATTGCCAGCTGGATTTCCAGAGCCGCAACATCATCCCCGAGATCCAGGAGAACTTCCTGTGTCTGTGGGAGTATTGTGAG AGGTCATTCGATAATCCTGAGTGGTTCTATCGGCATGTAGAGGATCACAGTTTCTGTTCGGAATACaaggcagcagggaaggagaaCCATGTGGTCGTCTGTGGCTGGAAAG ACTGCGATTGCACCTTCAAAGGGCGCTGCAAGCTGCGGGAGCACCTGCGCAGCCACACGCAGGAGAAAGTGGTGGCCTGTCCTACCTGTGGCGGGATGTTTGCCAACAACACCAAGTTCTTTGACCACATCCGCCGGCAGACTGCACTGGACC AGCAGAGATTTCAGTGTTCTCACTGCTCCAAAAGGTTTGCCACGGAGAGGCTGCTCCGTGACCACATGAGGAACCACG TGAACCATTACAAGTGCCCGCTGTGTGACATGACTTGTCCGTTGCCCTCCTCCCTGCGCAATCACATTCGTTTCCGGCACAGTGAGGAGCGGCCGTTCAAGTGTGACTACTGCGACTACAG TTGCAAGAATCTCATTGACTTGAGGAAACACCTAGACACACACAGCAAAGAGCCAGCATATCGCTGCGAGTTTGAGGCTTGCAGCTTCACCGCGCGTTCCCTCTGCTCCATCAAACTGCACTACCGGAAAGTCCATGAG GGTGACTCGGAGCCCCGGTACAAATGCCACGTCTGCGACAAGTGCTTCACGCGTGGGAACAACCTCACTGTGCACCTCAGGAAGAAACACCAGTTCAAATGGCCCTCGGGGCATCCTCGTTTCAG GTACAGGGAACATGAAGACGGCTACATGAGGCTGCAGCTGGTGCGCTACGAGAGCGTGGAGCTGACGGAGCAGCTACTGAAGGACCGTGAGAAGCAGGGAGAGGCGCTGGATGGTTCAGCTGAGTGTGTAGTACTGTCTGAGGGTGAGGGCAACCTTCAGGCCATCATTCTAGAGGCCCCAACAGGGGCTCCGCAAGTGGAGAACAGCAACACTGAGCCGCACATGGCCCTACTGCATCCCATGACTTACTCTGCTGGCAACCCTGAGCCAGCAGGGCCGAGTGCCTTCCCAGGAGCAGCACCGTCCTCTGAGCAAGAACCCAGCACCCCAGCCAACCCCATCATCCGTGTGGTGAACCGGACCAACGAGCAGGGGGAGAATGAGACTGTGTATTACGTCATGGCCAGCGCGTCCTCTGAGGAGCGGGCAGCAGTGCCTGGTGGGCTGGCTATGGAGCTGGAGGAGAATGTCATGGACCGTCTGCAGAAGacagctgaggagctgggcatTCAGATTGTGTAA